The following are encoded together in the Ictalurus punctatus breed USDA103 chromosome 1, Coco_2.0, whole genome shotgun sequence genome:
- the LOC108265578 gene encoding ictacalcin-like: protein MSDLQKGMALLISTFHKYSGKEGDKLTLTKGELKDLLTKELGDIFGKSSDQAKVDKIFKDLDANADGVVDFQEYVTLVACLTMLCNKPLSKK from the exons ATGTCTGATCTGCAAAAGGGCATGGCATTGCTTATCTCTACCTTTCATAAATATTCTGGCAAGGAGGGTGACAAACTTACTCTTACCAAGGGAGAGCTAAAAGATCTGCTCACCAAGGAGCTGGGAGACATCTTCGGG AAGTCCAGCGACCAGGCCAAAGTGGACAAGATTTTTAAGGACCTGGACGCTAATGCTGATGGTGTTGTAGACTTCCAGGAGTATGTCACCCTGGTGGCCTGCCTTACCATGCTCTGCAATAAGCCATTGTCAAAGAAGTAA
- the LOC108265573 gene encoding ictacalcin, whose translation MSDLQKGMALLISTFHKYSGKEGDKCTLTKGELKDLLTKELGGAFGNCSDQATLDKIFKDLDTNADGVVDFQEYATMVACTTMLCNKSLSKK comes from the exons ATGTCTGATCTGCAAAAGGGCATGGCACTGCTCATCTCTACCTTTCATAAATATTCTGGCAAGGAGGGTGACAAATGTACTCTTACCAAGGGAGAGCTAAAAGATCTGCTCACCAAGGAGCTGGGAGGTGCATTCGGG AACTGCAGCGACCAGGCCACACTGGACAAGATTTTTAAGGACCTGGACACTAATGCTGATGGTGTTGTGGACTTCCAAGAGTATGCCACCATGGTGGCCTGTACTACCATGCTCTGTAATAAGTCATTGTCAAAGAAGTAA